In Streptomyces sp. NBC_01231, the sequence TGGGTGGCGGCACCGCCGGATGGCGCCCGTGACCGCCTGCGCCCCCGCCGTCGGCGCCCGTTGTCAGTGGTCGCCCCCACAATGGACCCCGTACAGCGAAACGTGACGAAAGGGCGGGGTGACGCATGACCGTCTGGGACGACCTGGTCGGCCAGGAGAAGGTGAGCGAGCAGCTCGATGCCGCTGCCCGGGACGCCGACGCCCTGGTCACCGCGGCCGCCGCGGACACGCCGCCGCCCGAGGCGTCGAAGATGACACACGCCTGGCTGTTCACGGGACCGCCCGGAGCGGGGCGGAACCAGGCAGCGCGGGCCTTCGCCGCCGCGCTGCAGTGCGTCAGCCCCGACCGGGCCCTCGGCGGATCCCCCGGCTGCGGGTTCTGCGACGGCTGCCACACGGCACTCGTCGGTACCCACGCCGACGTCAGCACCGTCGCCGCCGTCGGCTCGCAGATCCTGGCGGACGACATGCGTGACACCGTCCGCAAGTCGTTCACCTCGCCTGCCAACGGCCGCTGGCAGGTCATCCTCGTCGAGGACGCGGAGCGGCTGAACGAGAAGTCGGCCAACGCCGTCCTCAAGGCCGTGGAGGAGCCCGCTTCCCGCACGGTGTGGCTGCTGTGCGCCCCTTCCATCGAGGATGTGCTGCCCACCATCCGCTCCCGCTGCCGCCATCTGAACCTGAGCACGCCGTCCGTCGACGCCGTCGCGGACATGCTCGTACGACGGGAGGGCGTCGAGCCGGCCGCCGCGATGGCCGCCGCCCGCGCCACCCAGGGACATGTCGACCGTGCCCGCCGCCTGGCCGTCGACCCGGCCGCGCGCGAGCGCCGGGCGGCGGTCCTCAAGCTGCCCCTGCGCATCGACGACGTCGGCGGGTGCCTCAAGGCCGCCCAGGAACTGGTCGACGCGGCGGCCGCGGACGCCAAGCAGCTCGCCGAGGATCGGGACGGCAAGGAGACCGAGGAGCTCAAGGCGGCGATGGGGGCCTCCCAGGGGGGTCGCATGCCGCGCGGCACGGCGGGCGTCATGAAGGATCTGGAGGACAAGCAGAAGCGCCGCAGGACCCGCACACAGCGCGACAGCCTCGACCTCGCGCTCACCGACCTCACCGCCTTCTACCGCGACGTCCTCGCCCTCCAGCTCGGCTCCCGGGTGGCGATCGCCAACGCGGACGCCGGGGACGCCCTGGAGCGGATCGCCCGCGGCAGCTCCCCGGAGTCCACGCTTCGCCGCATCGAGGCGATCGCCGCGTGCCGTGAGGCCCTCGACCGCAATGTGGCCCCGCTCCTGGCGGTGGAGGCGATGACGATGACACTCAGAGCGGGCTGAGCCGCCGACAGCGCCGGGCTGAGCGGCCGACGCCCGACGACAGGAGGTTGACGACGTCCCTCGTACGGGGCAGCGTGTGCACGGAGAGCGTTTGATCCACCGCGCAGAGTTACGCTCGGTCGATGTACATCAGGCGCAGCCCCCGCCCTGGCACGACAGCAGACCGGACCGACCCGCCCGGCCCACATCTCACCAGGCACAGCACCCCTGTCCGCGCGCGCAGAGCGCGTATGGGCGGCGTTATCGTGGCCGTCGCCGCGATGCTCGTCTCCGCCTGTTCCGCCTGTTCGGCTGGGAGTACGACGACCGCCGGTGCCGCGGCCCAGGCGGCCCTCGCCTCGCTGCCGCGGGCCACACCGACGGTCCTCGCGTCGTACTACGACCAGAAGCCGGACTGGCGCTCCTGCACAGTCCCCGGCTTCCAGTGCGCCACGCTGAAAGCGCCGCTCGACTACGCGAAGCCGGCCGACGGCGACGTCAGGCTCGCCGTCGCCCGCAAGAAGGCCACGGGCCCCGGCAGCCGCCTCGGTTCGCTGCTCGTCAACCCCGGCGGG encodes:
- a CDS encoding DNA polymerase III subunit delta', translating into MTVWDDLVGQEKVSEQLDAAARDADALVTAAAADTPPPEASKMTHAWLFTGPPGAGRNQAARAFAAALQCVSPDRALGGSPGCGFCDGCHTALVGTHADVSTVAAVGSQILADDMRDTVRKSFTSPANGRWQVILVEDAERLNEKSANAVLKAVEEPASRTVWLLCAPSIEDVLPTIRSRCRHLNLSTPSVDAVADMLVRREGVEPAAAMAAARATQGHVDRARRLAVDPAARERRAAVLKLPLRIDDVGGCLKAAQELVDAAAADAKQLAEDRDGKETEELKAAMGASQGGRMPRGTAGVMKDLEDKQKRRRTRTQRDSLDLALTDLTAFYRDVLALQLGSRVAIANADAGDALERIARGSSPESTLRRIEAIAACREALDRNVAPLLAVEAMTMTLRAG